In Candidatus Parvarchaeota archaeon, the following are encoded in one genomic region:
- a CDS encoding methyltransferase domain-containing protein, protein MIFPNILRKLKRGPQVILPKDIGMILAYSGVGKTSKAVDAGAGSGWLAISLGNVCKSVVAYEWREDFVKLASENVQRAGLKNVKIKHASVFDGIKEKELDLVTLDLADSDKAVGHAYGALKDGGMLVGYLPHAEQVQRFVKACEGCGQAGASKGTDSGFGDKENGTGASGGSSGGHAAGFGKSGCGFGRIETIECMVREYLVREAGFRPENTGLTHTAYLVFALKVPPPQRN, encoded by the coding sequence ATGATTTTCCCAAACATACTTAGGAAATTGAAAAGGGGGCCGCAGGTGATTTTGCCAAAGGACATTGGCATGATACTTGCCTACTCTGGAGTTGGCAAGACATCAAAGGCTGTTGATGCGGGCGCGGGAAGCGGCTGGCTTGCAATTTCCCTTGGAAATGTATGCAAATCAGTTGTGGCTTACGAGTGGCGTGAGGACTTTGTCAAGCTTGCCTCAGAAAACGTGCAGAGGGCTGGATTGAAGAATGTGAAAATTAAGCACGCAAGCGTGTTTGACGGCATAAAGGAAAAGGAATTGGACTTGGTGACACTTGACCTTGCAGATTCTGACAAGGCAGTGGGACATGCGTATGGGGCGCTAAAGGATGGCGGAATGCTTGTCGGCTATCTGCCGCACGCAGAGCAGGTGCAGAGGTTTGTAAAAGCATGCGAGGGGTGCGGGCAAGCAGGTGCAAGCAAAGGCACAGACAGCGGATTTGGCGATAAAGAAAACGGCACTGGTGCATCTGGCGGCAGTTCTGGCGGGCATGCGGCTGGCTTCGGCAAATCTGGCTGTGGTTTTGGCAGGATTGAGACAATAGAGTGCATGGTGCGTGAATATCTGGTGCGCGAGGCAGGTTTTAGGCCTGAAAATACGGGACTGACGCACACCGCCTATCTTGTTTTTGCACTGAAAGTGCCGCCGCCACAAAGGAATTAA